In Haliotis asinina isolate JCU_RB_2024 chromosome 16, JCU_Hal_asi_v2, whole genome shotgun sequence, the following are encoded in one genomic region:
- the LOC137268905 gene encoding AP-2 complex subunit mu translates to MIGGLFIYNHKGEVLISRVFRDDIGRNAVDAFRVNVIHARQQVRSPVTNIARTSFFHIKKSNIWLAAVTKQNVNAAMVFEFLHKMVEVMQSYFGKISEDNVKNNFVLIYEILDEILDFGYPQNTDTGILKTFITQQGVKSQTKEETAQITSQVTGQIGWRREGIKYRRNELFLDVLESVNLLMSPQGQVLSAHVAGRIVMKSYLSGMPECKFGINDKLLMESKGKSSLDDTASRGSHFGGGGKTSIAIDDCQFHQCVKLSKFETEHSISFIPPDGEFELMRYRTTKDISLPFRVIPLVREVGRQKMEVKVVVKSNFKPSLLAQKVEVRIPTPLNTSGVQVICMKGKAKYKASENAIVWKIKRMGGMKECQLSAEIELLNTNDKKKWTRPPISMNFEVPFAPSGFKVRYLKVFESKMNYSDHDVIKWVRYIGRSGLYETRC, encoded by the exons ATGATTGGGGGATTGTTTATATACAACCACAAGGGAGAAGTCCTTATCTCCCGAGTATTCAGAGATGACATTGG TCGGAATGCTGTTGATGCTTTCCGTGTGAATGTCATCCATGCCCGCCAGCAGGTTCGGTCGCCAGTGACGAACATTGCCCGCACCAGCTTCTTCCACATCAAGAAGTCCAACATCTGGCTGGCTGCAGTTACAAAACAGAATGTCAATGCTGCTATGGTGTTCGAGTTCCTCCATAAGATGGTGGAAGTTATGCAGTCCTACTTTGGCAAGATCTCTGAAGACAATGTCAAGAACAACTTTGTCCTGATCTATGAAATTCTTGATG AAATTCTGGATTTTGGATACCCTCAGAACACTGATACAGGTATCTTGAAGACATTCATCACACAACAAGGAGTTAAATCTCAG ACGAAGGAGGAGACAGCTCAGATCACATCACAAGTAACAGGTCAGATTGGATGGCGCCGAGAAGGAATCAAGTACCGGAGGAATGAACTGTTCTTGGATGTGCTGGAGTCGGTTAACCTTCTCATGTCACCACAAG GTCAAGTGTTGAGTGCCCATGTAGCAGGAAGGATTGTGATGAAGAGCTACCTGAGTGGAATGCCGGAGTGCAAGTTTGGTATCAACGACAAGCTGCTGATGGAGAGCAAAGGCAAGAGCAGCTTGGACGATACAGCAAGCAGGGGGAG TCACTTTGGTGGAGGAGGGAAGACGTCCATTGCGATAGATGACTGTcagtttcatcagtgtgtcaagcTCAGCAAGTTTGAGACAGAGCACAGCATCAGCTTCATTCCACCTGATGGAGAATTTGAACTCATGAG ATACCGTACAACCAAGGACATCAGTCTGCCATTCCGTGTTATCCCACTCGTCAGAGAGGTTGGGAGACAAAAGATGGAGGTGAAGGTCGTTGTCAAGTCGAACTTCAAACCATCACTGTTGGCCCAGAAGGTGGAG GTGCGAATCCCAACACCTCTCAACACCAGCGGAGTACAGGTGATCTGTATGAAGGGCAAGGCTAAGTACAAGGCCAGTGAAAACGCTATTGTGTGGAA GATCAAGCGTATGGGTGGAATGAAGGAATGCCAGCTGAGTGCTGAGATAGAACTCCTCAACACAAATGATAAGAAGAAATGGACTAGACCCCCAATCTCAATGAACTTTGAG GTTCCATTTGCTCCATCAGGTTTTAAGGTTAGGTATCTGAAAGTATTTGAGTCGAAGATGAACTATAGTGATCATGATGTCATCAAGTGGGTACGATACATCGGTCGGAGTGGCCTGTATGAGACGCGATGCTGA